The sequence AACGGGCCGCGGATGCTGGACTTCGTGATGGCCAACAGCCCGCTGAAATTCCGCTTCATGGAGGGCTACAGCGACTACTACCCGAATCTGCCGGGGGGTCTGCCGAACGGTCGCTCCATCGAACCGGACCAGATCGACGGGAACATCCTGGGCGCCGAACTGGCGCACCTGAACCCGGCGTACATGCCGGTCCCGGCCGGGATGGTGGTCTTCAGCCAGGACTACAAGTGGCTGAACCTGGCGGCGGTGAGCGCCAAGGGTCTCGCCGTGTCCACCGAGTGCCTGGCGCGCGGCACGAAGGCCGCGCTGCGCGGCGAGAAGCCGCTGACGATGGGGCAGGCCCTGGCGGCCGGGCTGCGCGCCGGGCTCCAGCGGGCCGGAGTTCCGGTGTGGTTGAACAGCCCGCTGGTGGACCTGGTCCAGGAGGGCGGTGCGGTCACCGGCGTGGTGGTGGAGCAGGGGGGCGTGCGGGGAACCGTACGGGCCCGGCGCGGGGTGGTCATCGGCTCGGGCGGGTTCGAGCACAACGCGGCGATGCGGGCGCAGTACCAGCAGCAACCGATCGGCACCCAGTGGTCGGTGGGGGCGAAGGAGAACACCGGCGACGGGATCCGCGCGGGTCAGCGCGCCGGCGCCTCGCTGGCGCTGATGGAGGACGCGTGGTGGGGGCCGTCGATCCCGCTGCCCGGAGAGCCGTACTTCTGCCTCGCCGAACGGACCCTGCCGGGTGGGCTGATCGTGAACGCGAACGGTGCGCGGTTCGTCAACGAGGCGGCGCCGTACAGCGATGTGGTGCACGTGATGTACGAGAAGGACCGGGGCGCGGTCGGCTCGCACATTCCGGCGTGGCTGATCGTGGATCAGCACTACCGCAACAAGTACCTGTTCAAGGACATCCTGCCGACGCTGCCCTTCCCGGACGCGTGGTACCAGGCGGGTGCCGCGAAGAAGGCGTGGACCTGGGACGCGCTGGCCGGCCAGATCGGGGTCCCGGCGGGTGCGCTGCGGGCGACGCTGGGCCGGTTCAACGCGCAGGCGTGGAGCGGCGACGACGCCGACTTCCACCGGGGCGACACGGCGTACGACCACTACTACACGGACCCGAACGTGCACCCGAACTCGTGCCTGGCACCCGTCTGGGTCCCGCCGTTCTACGCGTTCAAGATCGTGCCGGGGGATCTCGGTACGAAGGGCGGCATCGTCACGGACGCCCGGGCCCGGGCGCTGCGCCCGGACGGTTCGGTGATCCCGGGCCTGTACGCGGCCGGCAACGCGAGCGCGGCGGTGATGGGCCACAGCTACGCGGGCGCCGGGTCGACGATCGGCCCCGCGATGACGTTCGGCTACGTGGCGGCGAACGCCATCGCGGACGCGTGATGCCCGCGCCCCGGGCTACGGAGGACGGTCAGCCCTGCTGGAAGAGCTCGGCGGGGAGCGGCTTCAGGAGGGCGTAGAGGTCATCGGTGATCGGGCGGTCCCAGCTGGCGATGGTGACCAGCACGTTGTCGCTGCGGTCGAACTGGACGCAGGAGATGCGGGACTCCGACAGCTTGACCTTGCGGACGATGAGGAGGTTGTCGCCCTGCATGACGGGGCAGTCCTCGACGCCGGTGACCTCGACGTCCTCGTCGTTCTCCAGTGCGTCGAGGAGCTGGGCCACCTCGAAGGGGATCTGGCCGTCGGTGAGGTCCCGGGCCGGAGAGCCCTCCGGGAGGTTCCCGATGATCATCGCGGGGCCGCGTCCGCCGAACAGGTCGTAGCGGAGGAAGACACCCTGGCAGCTGCCGTCGGGCGCGGGCAGCAGCCCGGCCCCGAGATTGCCCGGCCAGTCCCCCGGGTCCATGGCCAGGACATCGAAGTCCGGGCCGGCGGGTGTGGCGGCGCGGTGGCGGCGGAGGAAGGACATGCCGCCATGGTACGTGGCCGCGCGAGTTTTCCGGTCCGGGGGCCCGCATCCGGGGACCTGCCCGGGTCGGGCCCGCCGGCCCGGCCGGTCGGACCGGTGGGACGAGCGTGAACCGGTGCGGGAGCAGGGCGGCGTCGCCCTCGGCGCGCAGGGCGGTGGGCGGGAGGCGGGAGGCGGCGGAACAGGGCGAGGTCGCAGGCGCTCCCCGCGGCCTCGACGTCCGCCGGGGCGGTGGAGCCGGTCTCCAGCAGGATCTGGTCACCCGAGAAGCGGACCGTCCAGGATTCCGGTCCGCCGGTACGCCGGAAGCGGTACCTCTCCCCCGCCCCCGGCGGTGCCTGCGGCCGGCCGGCTCCCGGGCGCCCTGTACGAACCGGTCGGTCAGCGGGTCCGGGCCGCCCGGGGGCTCGGGGGGGTGAGGCCGGCGGGGTCGGGCGGGACCGTGAGCCGCTCGCGCAGGACGTGCGCGAGGTAGCGGTGCACCCCACCCAGGTGTCGCACGAGGTCGGTGACCGACCAGCCCGGGCAGGAGGGCACCGCGGGCACCGGCTCGCCGAGGTCGAAGGCCCGGCGCACCGCCTTCTCGAACGCCGCCGTCTCGGTCCGGAGGACGACGAGTCTCTCGACGTGATCCATACGGTCGGCCCTGCCCGGCGGGGGCTGGATCCGATCACGTCGAGCTACGGGCGAACGCCTCCAGTGCCTCCCTGAGACCGGGCCGGTCGGTGCCCAGCTTGCGGCACGCCGCCGACAGTGCCCAGTCCGGCGAGGGCAGCACCACCGTCTCCGGCACGGGCTCCTTCTCGGCGCGCACCGCGAGGTCGGCCGCCTGCCGCTCCTCCTCCGTGAGCCCGTCCTCCCAGGCCAGCCCGCACGGCAGGGTGCCGCCCAGTCCCAGCAGGGTGTGGGTGGTCTCCGCGGCGAGCCCGTCCGCGCCGCATTCCCGCGCCGTCACCACGGCCTGCATCAGCAGGTCCGCGTCCCGCAGCTCGGTGCCGAGCGCGGCCAGGGCACAGGCCAGTTCGTAGCCCGCCGGTGACGCCGAGAGCAGGGTGACCGCCTCCTGGAGCAGCCCGGCCCGGTCCTCGGGGGCGGCGACCTGGGCCGCCACCCGCAGGGCCTGGCCGATGCCCGAGGCCGCGCCGAAGGCGCGGGCCCGGCGAAGGGCGTCGTCGGCCAGGGCGCGGGCCCGCGGCGGATCGTCCGCGGCCACCGCCCGGGCCAGGTGCAGCTGCCAGGGACACCAGGTCGGATTCTGGATGCCGCGCGGTGTCAACCGCCGGTCGACCGACTCCAGTTCGATGATCGCGGCCTGCGTCTCGCCCCGGGACAGGAGCAGTTCGGCGTACACGGTCTGGGAGTCGGGGAAGACGACGGCTGCCGGGAAGGGGCTGCCGTACTCGTGCTCCTGGGCCAGCTCCCAGGCCTCCTCGGGCCGGCCGCGCGCGAGCAGGGTGGTGAGGAGGATGGCTATGGCGTACCAGTGCACGGGGGTACGCCGGCCCACCCGTTCGGCGAGCCGCAGCCCGGCCCGGGCCAGTTCCTCGGCCTCCACGAGCCGCCCGCGCCGGTAGCGGACGTAGGCCCGCAGGCTGTAGGCGAAGGAGAGGTGCGCGCCGCGCCAGCCGTGCCGCTCGAACTCGGCGGTGCCCGCCTCGAACAGCTCCTCGGCCCGTCCGGGCCGGTCGGCGTACATGTGGACCATGGCGGCCAGCACCGGTACCTCGAAGCCGCGGTCCTCGTAGGCCCAGCTGAAGGGCCGCTCCAGCACCCGTCCGGCGTGGTGCAGCACCACGTCGACCGGCTCGCCCCGCAGGCAGGCGTCCCAGGCGCGCAGCCCGATGATGTACCGCTCGGTGAGGTCGCGGCCGGTGAGCCGGTCGGCGAGGCGGGCGAGCCGCCGGGAGCGGGCCGGGGAGTCGGTCTCGGCGGCGTTGAAGGCGTCCCACATGAACTGCTCGGACTGCAGGCGCAGCCGGGCGCGTACGTCCTGGGTGTAGGGGATCTCCCGCGCGAGCGATTCCGAGGCCTCGGCGAGGCGGTCGCTGTGGGCGAGGACCTGGGCGAGCCGGATGACGATGCCCTGGCGCAGGGTGGGGTCGTCGGAGGGCTCGGCGAGGGCGGCCCGCAGGTGGTTGACGGTGTTGGCGGGCTCGGTGAGCAGGGAGGCGCAGCCCAGTTCGTAGAGGACGGCGGCGCGTTCGTCGAAATCGGGGGGTTCGAGCAGGGCGCGGGCGAGCTGGCGGCGGGCGGCCTCGGGGGCGCCGGCCCGGAGGTTCTCGCCGGCGGCCTCGCGCAGGGTGCGGACCACCCAGGGGTCGTTCTCGGGGTGGGTCTCCAGGAGGTGGCGGGCGGCCGCGGAGGAGCCGAGTCCGGCGTCGACGACGGCTGCCGCGGCCTTGCCGTGCAGGGCGACGCGGAGCGCGTCGGGGATGGCGCGGTAGATGGCGGTGGCGATCAGCGGGTGGACGAACTCCAGCCCGGCGTCGGGTTCCTCGGCGGTGGCCGCCGAGAGGATGCGGGAATCGCGCAGCCGCCTGGTGGCGTCGACGGCCTCCTCGGCGCCGAGGGCGGCGACCCGGGCGGCGAGGTCCTGTGGGATGGCGGTGCCGAGGACGGCGCAGGCCCAGGCGAAGCGGACGGTGGAGGGGCCGAGGCGTTCCAGGCGGGCGACGAGGCCGCTGCCGCGCTGGGCGGCGGCGAGGTCGCGCAGTTGCGGGGCGTTCGCCTCGACGGGGGTCAGGCCCTTGCCGCGGACCTTGGCGGTGAGTTCGACGGCCTCGAAGGGGTTGCCGGTGGTGACGGCCCACGCCTCCTGGCAGAAGGCGTCGTCGGCGTGGGCGCCGACGGCCTCGCGGACCAGGGTGGCGACGGCGGCGGGGGTGAGCGGGGCCAGGGGCAGCGGGCGCTGTCCCGCCCGGCCGGGCAGCGTACGGAAGGCGTCGGCGTGCTCGGGCAGTTCGTCGGGGCGGTAGGCGACGACGAGGAGCAGCGGGAGGTGTTCGGCGCGCGGCGCGAAGGCGGCGAGCCAGCCGAGGGACTCGGGGTCGGCCCAGTGGGCGTCGTCGAGGACGAGGGCGACGGGGGCGCGCTTGACGACGAGGTGGGTGAGGACCCAGTCGAGTCCGTCGCGCAGGCCCTGGGGGTCGGGCGGGGCGCCCTGTTCGGGGGCGCAGAGTCCGAGGGCCGGGCCGACGATGGAGTACCAGCCCCCGAGGGCGGCGCGCAGTTCCTGCTCGGAGGTGCCGGCGAGCTGGGGCTGGATGAGCTGGCGGGCGACGTGGAAGGGCTGGCTCTGCTCCTGCTCACCGCCGCGGGCGGCGAGGACGGTGCAGTTGCGGACGTGGGCGCGACGGCGTAGTTCGGCGAGCAGGGTGGTCTTGCCGAGGCCGGCGGGGCCGGAGAAGGCGAGCAGCGCGCCACCCGCGTCCGGCCCGGGACCGGTGAGTTGGTCCAGGGCTTCGTCGACGATCGCGAGTTCGGCATCGCGTTCGACCATGGTGCGCCGTGTGCGGGTCCGGCGGTCCGTCATGGCTGGTACCCCCCAGGCCTGTTCGGGGGTTCAGCGTACGCCCGGCGCACAGCGCGAGGGATGCCAGTGCGGAAAAGAATCCGATCTTCTTTTCCGGGGCGGATCAGTGGTGTACGGACCGGGCCGCGAGCCCTTCCAGGACGGCCACGGCCTCCTCGGCCCGGTCGGCGGCCACGAAGAGGTGGTCGTGGTGGTAGCCGGCGATGACGTTGCAGCTCAGACCGTGTGCGCCGAGTTCGGTGGCGAAGGCGGCGGTGAGTCCGACGGCGTCGAGGGCGGAGTGGATCCGCAGGGTGATCCAGCCGGCGGTGTAGTCGTAGGCGAGTCCGGCCGCGTCGGCGTCCTCCTGGCGCAGGACCAGGGTGAGCCCCTCGGGTTCCAGGACGGTGGCGACGGGGGTGGTCCCGGCGGGGACGGTGGTGCCGTCGACGGTGCAGAAGACGTACCGCCCCTCGTTCAGCTCGGGTCGCATCCCGCTCAGAAGTTTCCGCAGATCCTGCTCTCCACTCATCCGACCACCCTACCGATCGCCCCGGCGGGTACCCGGTTCATCGGGAGGTGGGCGACGTAGCGGTCCTCGTACAGCCGCGGGCGCGGGCCGGGACGCCGTAGGAAGACGCGGTAGCGGCGCGGGAGGTCGCCGAGCGGGTGGAGGCGGGCGCCGGCCGTCCGGTGGACCTCCGCGCTCGCGGCGGGTGAGAGTCGGTCCGAGAGGGGCAGTTCACGCGCCCGGGCGGATGCCCGCCGGTGGGCGTGGGTTCCTCGTGCGGCGCGCAGCGCGCCGGGCCGGCTACGCGGCATCGGCCTTTCGGCGGGTGAAGGTCATGCGCCCCGTCCTGCCCGGTGCCCCGACCCGACGCCGAGGGGATTTCGGCGGCCACCGGGCCGGCGGCTCCGCGCCCGGTGGTGCGCCGCGTACGTACGGTGCCCGGTCAGGTCAGGTCGAACTCACCGCCCCGGGCGTTCAGCACGAACTTGTGCCACTCGTCCGGCGAGAAGATCAGCGAAGGGCTCTCGGGGCGCTCGCTGTTGCGCATCGCGATGAAGCCCTCGACGAAGGCGATCTGGACGTCGCCCACTCCCCGGCTGCTCGACTGCCAGTCCGCCTCGGTGAGATCGAGGTCCGGCTTCCCCCAGCCTGCGAGGGGTTGTGAAGTCATGCTCTCGGCCACGTGCGTGCTCCTCCCGGTACGTCGTCCGGGGGCCAGGTTAACCACCGCGGCGGGTGCCGGACAGGCCACGGTGCGTCACCGTGGCCGGTCCGGCTCCCCGGCCGGCCCCTCCGTCGTCGGCCGGGCCTGTGTTCAGGAGGTCGGCTCCTGTGCCCCCACCAGCCACATCGCGAAGAACTGCGCGCCGCCGCCGTAGGCGTGCCCGAGCGCCCGGCGAGCGTCCGGAACCTGGTGTTCCCCGGCCTGGCCGCGGACCTGGAGGGCCGCCTCCGCGAAGCGGATCATGCCGGAGGCGCCGATCGGGTTGGTGGACAGCACGCCGCCCGAGGGGTTGACGGGCAGGTCGCCGTCGAGTTCGGTGACCCCGGCCTCGGTGAGCTTCCAGCCCTCGCCCTCCGCCGCGAAGCCGAGGTTCTCCAGCCACATCGGCTCGTACCAGGAGAACGGCACGTACATCTCGACCGCGTCGATCTCCCGGCGCGGATCGGTGATGCCGGCCTGGCGGTAGACGTCGGCCGCGCAGTCCTTGCCGGCCTGCGGCGACACGAAGTCCTTGCCGGCGAAGAGGGTGGGCTCGCTGCGCATCGCGCCGCCGTGCACCCAGGCGGCCGGTTTCGGCGAACGGGCCGCGCCCGCCCGGTCGGTGAGGATCATCGCGCACGCGCCGTCGGAGGAGGGGCAGGTCTCCGAGTACCGGATCGGGTCCCACAGCATCGGCGAGGCCTGGACCTTCTCCAGGGTGATGTCGTGCTCGTGCAGGTGCGCGTACGGGTTCTTCAGCGCGTTGCGCCGGTCCTTGTACGCCACGAGCGAGCCCACGGTGTCCGGCGCGCCGGTGCGCCGCATGTAGGCGCGCACGTGCGGGGCGAAGAAACCGCCGGCTCCGGCGAGCAGCGGCTGCTGGAAGGGGACGGGGAGCGAGAGGCCCCACATGGCGTTGGATTCGGACTGCTTCTCGAAGGCGAGGGTGAGGACCGTGCGGTGGACGCGGGCCGCCACCAGGTTCGAGGCGACCAGGGCGGTGGACCCGCCGACCGAACCGGCCGTGTGCACGCGCAGCATCGGCTTGCCTACGGCGCCCAGGGCGTCCGCCAGGTACAGCTCGGGCATCATCACCCCCTCGAAGAAGTCGGGGGCCTTGCCGATGACGACCGCGTCGATGTCCGCCCAGGTCAGTTCGGCGTCGGCGAGGGCGCGGGCGGCCGCCTCGCGGACCAGGCCGGCGATGGACACGTCGTGGCGGGCCGCCATGTGCTTGGTCTGGCCGATCCCGACGATGGCCACGGGCTCTTTACTCACCTTGCGTCCCCTTCCAGGACGGCGACCAGGTTCTGCTGGAGGCAGGGGCCGGAGGTGGCGTGGGCGACGGCCCGTCGCGACGCGCCGCGGTGGATCCGGGCGGCCGCCTCGCCGATGCGGATCAGGCCGGCGGCCATCATCGGGTTGGCGGCGAGCGCGCCGCCGGAGGGGTTGACGCTCACCTCGTCGGTGAGGCCGAGCGCCTTGCGGAGCACGACCTCCTGGGAGGAGAACGGGGCGTGCAGTTCGGCCGTGTCCACCGGGGCTTCGAAGACACCCGCGTGTTCGGCGGCGAGCCGGGTGGACGGGGAGTCGGTGAGGTCGCGCAGGCCCAGGCTGTGGGCCTCGATGCGGTGGTCGATTCCGGTGATCCAGGCGGGGCGTTCGCAGAGCCGCCGCGCGAGGTCGCCGGCGGCCAGCACGACGGCGGCCGCGCCGTCGCCGATGGGCGGGCAGTCCCCGGTGCGCAGCGGCCGGACCTGGTAGTCGCCCTGGGGGACGGGGCCGCGGAGCTGGGCGTGCGGGTTGGCGACCGCCGCGTCCCGGCTGCGTGCGCCGACGGCCGCCAGGGCGGCCTCGTCGGCCTCGCCCGCGTCGATCAGGGCCTGGGCCTGGAGGGCTGCCAGGGCGACCGCGTCGGGCCAAAGCGGGGCGACGTAGTACGGATCGAGCTGGCGGGTCAGCACGTCACGGACCGATCCCGGGGAGGACTTCCCGTACGAGTAGACGAGCGCGGTGTCGGCCTCGCCGGTCTGGATCTTGACCCAGGCCTCGTACAGGGCCCAGGCACCGTCCATCTCGACGTGCGATTCGGAGATCGGCGGCCAGGCACCGACCCCGTCGAGGGTCATGGTGAAGGAGAAGGCCCGGCCGGCCAGATAGTCGCTGGAGCCGGAGCAGGTGAAGCCGATCTCGCCGGCCTTCAGGCCGGTGGCGGCCAGGACCTGGTGGAGGACCGGCATGACCATCTCGACTTCGCTGAGCTCGTCGGTGCGGCGCAGGTGGTCGCTCTGCGCGAAGGCGACCACCGCGACCTCGCGGGCGTATCGGGCCATCAGATGAGCTCCTTGTACGCGTCGTAGTCCGCGTCCGGTTCGCCGGTGGGGCGGTAGTGGTCGGGGTGGCGACCGCCCTCGGTCCATACCGGCTCGACGCGCAGGCCCATGCGGACCTGGTCGTAGGGGATGCCGCCGATCCGGCCGTGGAGGGCGAGGCCGGCGCCGTCGAGGGCGATGTGGGCGTAGACGTAGGGGACCTCGATGTCGAGGTTCTTCGCCTTGATGTTGACGATGCAGTAGGTGGTGACCGTGCCGGCGGGTCCGACCTCGACGCGGTCGGTGGTGGCGACCCCGCAGGTGGGGCAGGCGCCGCGCGGCGGGACGTACACCTTGTGGCAGGAGGGGCAGCGCTCGCCGACGGTCCGCCGCTCGGAGAGGGCGGCGATGTAGGCGGTCTGGGCGCGGCCGGGGCTGTAGACGTAGTCGAGGCGGGCCTCGGCGACGATGCCGGTGACGGCGTCGGCGAAGTCCCCGTCGTGCGGGACGGCTTCCCCGCCCGCGGGGCCGTCGTACGGTTCGAAGCAGGCGATGTCGGTGATGGCGCCGGTGCGCTCGGCGGCCCAGCGCACGCGTACCCGCATGCCGGTGCGGACCGCGTCCGGGCCGGGCGCGTCGAGGGCGTGCAGGAGGTCGGTGTCGGCGCCGTCGAGCCGGACCAGCACCCAGGCGAAGGGGGTGTCCAGGGGCTGTTGGGAGCGGGGCCGATCGTTCCACGCCCAGGTGGTGACGGTCCCGGTGGCGCCGACCTCGACGAGCTCGCGGATCTCCTCGGCGGTGACGGGGTCGTACTCGACGGGCGGGACCATCACCTTGCCGTCGGAGGTCTTCACCCCGAGCACGGTGCCCTCGCGCAGCCCGGTGAGGAAGGCGCTCTGGACGGGCCCGAGCGACCGGGTGAAGGGGAACTCGACGACGAGGGGTGCGCGGAGGATCTCCGGTGGGGAGGCAGCTGTCATGACGGTTCTCCGATGCGATCGATTCCGGTACGGACGGTGGGTACGAGCCGTTTCGCCCCGCCGGCGCCCTCTTTCAGCCTCGCCGGCGCCCTCTTCAGCCCCGCCGGCGTTCGAGGCGCGGGGGTTCGGGGGCGGCGCCCCCGCAACGGCGCCGCACGAAACGGCAGCCAGGGGCTACTCGCGCCGATACACCGCCGGCCGCTTCTCGGCGAACGCCCTCGCCCCCTCCTTCGCATCGGCGGTGTCGAAGATCGGCCACCCCCGCAGCAGTTCGGACGCCAGCCCTTCCCGCTCCGTCAGCTCGGCGGTCTCGTAGACCGACGCCTTGACCGCCTCCACCGCAAGCGGCCCGCACGCGTTGATCCGCTCCGCGATCTCCAGGGCCGCCGCCAGCGCCGTACCGTCCGGCACCACCCGCCCGACCAGCCCGATCCGTTCGGCCTCGGCAGCGGAGTACGGGCGGCCGGTCAGCAGCATTTCCAGGGCGTGCGTCCGCGGGATCTGGCGCGGCAGCCGCACCGTGGAGCCGCCGATCGGGAAGAGCCCGCGCTTGACCTCGAACAGTCCGAAGGTGGCTCCCTCGGCCGCCACCCGGATGTCCGTGCCCTGCAGGATCTCGGTGCCGCCGGCCACGCAGTAGCCCTCGACCGCCGCGATCACCGGCTTGCGCGGCCGGTGGTGGCGCAGCATCGCCTTCCAGTGCAGGTCGGGGTCGGCCTTGAGGCGGTCCCGGTACAGGTCGCCCGCCATTCCCTTCCCGGCCAGGGCCTTGAGGTCCATTCCGGCGCAGAAGTCCCCGCCCGCGCCGGTGAGGACCACCGAGCGGATCCCGTCGTCGGCGTCCGCCTCCAGCCAGCCGTCGTACAGCCCCACCAGCAGCGGCAGCGAGAGCGCGTTCTTCGCCTCGGGCCTGTTCATGGTGAGCACCAGCGTGGCGCCGTGCCGATCCACGGTCAGGTGTTCCGTCCCACCCATTGCCGTCCTCCCGTCTCAAGACCTAGAACAGGTTGCAGTAGGGGAGGGTGCAGTTCAATAGTTTTCTGACACTCAGTCAGATTTCTTGGCGGGCACCCTTCCCAGTTGCTGTCTCCGGCGCTCTAATGACCGCCGGAGCAGGCCGGCCACGTGTCCGGCCGCCGGGAACTTCGGGAACATCCAGGGTCAGGAGGAACGGTGGAGTACAACCTTGCCGACCTGTTCGAGTCGGTCGTGGACGTGGTCCCGGACCGCGAGGCCCTTGTGTACGTGGACCACCCCGGGACCGGCGCCGAGCGCCGCCTGACGTACGCGGAGCTCGACACGGCGGCGAACCGGATCGCCCACCACCTGCTCGACAGCGGCCTGAAGGCGGGCGAGCACCTAGGCCTGCACCTCTACAACGGGATCGAGTACCTGCAGACCGTGCTGGCCTGTCTGAAGGCCCGACTGGTCCCGGTGAACGTCAACTACCGTTATGTGGAGGAGGAGCTGGTCTACCTCTACAACGACGCCGATCTCACCGCGCTGGTCTTCGAGGGCGAGTTCACCGAGCGGGTCGCGGCCGCACTGCCGCAGACGACGAAGCTCCGGCACCTGATCCGGGTCGGCGAGACTCCCGAGGGCGCCCCGGAGCCCTCGATCGCGCCGATCCCGTACGCGGACGCCGAGGCGGCCGGCTCGCCCGGTCGCGGATTCCCGCCGCGCAGCCCCGACGACCTGTTCATCATCTACACCGGCGGCACGACCGGCATGCCCAAGGGCGTGATGTGGCGGGCCGAGGACCTCTTCTTCGCCGGGCTCTTCGGCGGCGAACCCTCGGGCGAGCCGGTGAAGCGGCCGGAGGAGTTGGCCGAGCGGGTCGCGGCGCGCGGCGCGGGGCTCACCTTCTTCCCGGCGCCGCCGTTGATGCACGGCACGTCGACGCTGACCTCCTTCATCGCCTTCAACTACGGCCAACGGGTGGTCATCCACCGCAAGTACGCGCCCGAGGAAGTGCTCCGCACGATCGAGAAGGAGAAGGTCTCCAGCGTCTCGCTGGTCGGCGACGCGATGTTGCGGCCGCTGATCGACGCCCTGAACGGGCCGCTCAAGGGCACGGACCTGTCGTCGCTGTTCAGCGTCTCCTCGTCGGGGGCGATCATGTCGGAGACGGTGCGCGCCGAGTTCCAGCGACTGGTGCCGAACGTGCTGCTCCTGAACAACTTCGGGTCGTCCGAGTCCGGATCCAACGGCCGGGCGACGGACGACTCCGGCCCGGAGAAGGGCTTCCGACTGGAGGTCAACGACCGTACGCAGGTGGTGGACCCGGTGACGCACGAACCGGTGGCGGTGGGCGAGCCGGGACGCCTCGCCCAGCGCGGGCACGTCCCGCTCGGCTACTACAACGACCCGGGGAAGACCGCCGAGACCTTCTTCCAGAAGGGCACGGAACGCTGGGTGCTGCTCGGCGACATGGCGACCGTCGA comes from Streptomyces virginiae and encodes:
- a CDS encoding crotonase/enoyl-CoA hydratase family protein, which produces MGGTEHLTVDRHGATLVLTMNRPEAKNALSLPLLVGLYDGWLEADADDGIRSVVLTGAGGDFCAGMDLKALAGKGMAGDLYRDRLKADPDLHWKAMLRHHRPRKPVIAAVEGYCVAGGTEILQGTDIRVAAEGATFGLFEVKRGLFPIGGSTVRLPRQIPRTHALEMLLTGRPYSAAEAERIGLVGRVVPDGTALAAALEIAERINACGPLAVEAVKASVYETAELTEREGLASELLRGWPIFDTADAKEGARAFAEKRPAVYRRE
- a CDS encoding acyl-CoA synthetase: MEYNLADLFESVVDVVPDREALVYVDHPGTGAERRLTYAELDTAANRIAHHLLDSGLKAGEHLGLHLYNGIEYLQTVLACLKARLVPVNVNYRYVEEELVYLYNDADLTALVFEGEFTERVAAALPQTTKLRHLIRVGETPEGAPEPSIAPIPYADAEAAGSPGRGFPPRSPDDLFIIYTGGTTGMPKGVMWRAEDLFFAGLFGGEPSGEPVKRPEELAERVAARGAGLTFFPAPPLMHGTSTLTSFIAFNYGQRVVIHRKYAPEEVLRTIEKEKVSSVSLVGDAMLRPLIDALNGPLKGTDLSSLFSVSSSGAIMSETVRAEFQRLVPNVLLLNNFGSSESGSNGRATDDSGPEKGFRLEVNDRTQVVDPVTHEPVAVGEPGRLAQRGHVPLGYYNDPGKTAETFFQKGTERWVLLGDMATVDEQGIVTVLGRGSQCINTGGEKVYPEEVEQALKSHPDVYDALVAGVPDPTWGSHVAAVVQVREGAQAPSLDQIQSHCRTRLAGYKIPRQLVIAPAIQRSPSGKADYRWAKAVATEADTA